In Pollutimonas sp. M17, a single genomic region encodes these proteins:
- the fur gene encoding ferric iron uptake transcriptional regulator: MNDQNELKNMGLKATFPRLKILDIFRRADLRHQSAEDVYRTLIAEDVDIGLATVYRVLTQFEQAGILVRSQFDGGKAVFELNDGDHHDHLICTNCGKVVEFTDHDIEKRQHKIAKEQGFALESHTMLLYGICSDCSPKHAK; encoded by the coding sequence ATGAACGACCAAAATGAACTGAAGAATATGGGCTTGAAGGCGACTTTTCCGCGCCTCAAGATTCTTGATATTTTCCGACGCGCCGATCTGCGGCATCAAAGCGCCGAAGACGTGTACCGCACGCTTATCGCCGAAGACGTGGATATCGGGTTGGCGACCGTGTACCGCGTGCTGACCCAGTTCGAGCAGGCCGGCATCCTGGTGCGCAGCCAGTTCGATGGCGGCAAGGCGGTATTCGAGCTCAACGACGGCGACCACCACGATCACCTTATCTGCACCAATTGCGGCAAGGTGGTGGAGTTCACCGACCACGACATCGAAAAGCGCCAGCACAAGATCGCCAAGGAACAGGGTTTCGCCCTTGAAAGCCACACCATGCTCTTGTATGGCATTTGCTCCGACTGCTCGCCCAAGCACGCCAAGTAA
- the dapB gene encoding 4-hydroxy-tetrahydrodipicolinate reductase, giving the protein MRIAIAGADGRMGRMLIEAVLQSPDLQLTAALDRSGSASIGQDAGAFLGQETGAIITDDLDALAHADCLIDFTRPEGTLAHLQACIKHGTKCVIGTTGFDDQGKLAIQAASQKIAIVFAPNMSVGVNATLKLLEMAAKLLNSGYDVEVFEAHHRNKVDAPSGTALAMGEAVASAWGKKLNDIADWARHGETGARETGKIGFSVVRGGDIIGDHTVYFCGTGERIEITHRSGSRATYAQGSLRAARYLARKEFGLFDMQDVLAT; this is encoded by the coding sequence ATGCGTATCGCTATCGCCGGGGCCGACGGCCGCATGGGCCGCATGCTTATCGAAGCCGTGCTCCAAAGCCCGGATCTACAGCTGACCGCAGCGCTGGATCGCTCAGGGTCGGCCTCGATCGGCCAGGATGCCGGCGCCTTCCTCGGCCAGGAAACCGGCGCAATCATCACCGACGATCTGGACGCCTTGGCTCATGCCGATTGCCTGATCGACTTCACCCGGCCCGAAGGAACGCTGGCGCATCTGCAAGCCTGTATCAAGCACGGCACCAAATGCGTCATCGGCACCACCGGATTCGACGACCAAGGCAAGCTGGCCATACAGGCCGCCAGCCAGAAGATCGCCATCGTATTCGCGCCCAACATGAGCGTGGGCGTCAACGCCACCTTGAAGCTGCTTGAAATGGCCGCCAAGCTGCTGAACAGCGGCTACGACGTTGAGGTATTCGAAGCCCACCATCGCAACAAGGTCGACGCCCCGTCCGGCACGGCGCTGGCCATGGGCGAGGCCGTGGCATCGGCCTGGGGCAAGAAGCTGAACGATATCGCCGACTGGGCGCGCCATGGCGAAACCGGTGCACGCGAAACCGGCAAAATCGGCTTTTCCGTCGTGCGCGGCGGCGACATCATCGGCGATCACACCGTGTATTTTTGCGGCACGGGCGAACGCATCGAAATCACGCACCGATCCGGCAGCCGCGCCACGTACGCGCAAGGCAGCCTGCGCGCGGCCCGCTATCTGGCGCGCAAGGAATTCGGGCTGTTCGACATGCAGGACGTGCTGGCGACCTAG
- the murB gene encoding UDP-N-acetylmuramate dehydrogenase — protein sequence MLMPSAIFLETSSPAGPPLLQVHDQDLTSLNTLGLRSRARALVRYSAAEQLPLLSELASHYDTAMVLGGGSNVVLAPQLDCLVVKVESRGIELVDESKDAWIIEAQAGEVWHDFVAHCVSQGWNGLENLALIPGTAGAAPVQNIGAYGVELDQRFHSLVAWDLHTGRLLEMGPDDCRFSYRNSFFKQSEPGRWLITALRLRLPKAWRPALDYPDLRQHPSLQEGAAAVTARRVFDAVCEVRRRKLPDPAVLGNAGSFFKNPVVDAAAFSALKAAHPDLVAYEQAGGRAYKLAAGWLIDRAGWKGRRLERVGVHDRQALVLVNHGGADAHDIQRLADAIKADIQARFGVALEQEPVQVR from the coding sequence ATGCTTATGCCTTCAGCGATTTTCCTCGAAACTTCTTCACCGGCAGGACCCCCTTTGCTGCAAGTTCACGACCAGGATCTGACCTCTCTAAACACACTCGGCCTGCGTTCGCGGGCCAGGGCGCTTGTCCGTTACAGCGCCGCGGAGCAATTGCCGCTGCTGAGCGAGCTGGCATCGCACTACGACACGGCCATGGTGCTGGGCGGCGGCAGCAATGTGGTGCTTGCTCCGCAGCTGGACTGCCTGGTCGTCAAGGTGGAGTCCCGGGGCATAGAACTGGTCGACGAAAGCAAGGACGCATGGATCATCGAGGCGCAGGCCGGCGAAGTCTGGCACGATTTCGTGGCGCATTGCGTGAGCCAGGGATGGAACGGTCTGGAGAACCTGGCGTTGATACCGGGCACGGCGGGGGCGGCGCCAGTGCAGAATATAGGCGCTTACGGCGTCGAACTCGACCAGCGCTTCCACAGCCTGGTCGCATGGGACCTGCACACAGGCCGCCTGCTTGAAATGGGGCCGGACGATTGCCGGTTCTCGTATCGCAACAGCTTCTTCAAGCAGTCGGAACCCGGACGCTGGCTGATTACCGCGCTGCGCCTGCGCTTGCCCAAGGCATGGCGCCCGGCGCTCGACTACCCGGATTTGCGTCAGCATCCTTCCTTGCAGGAAGGCGCCGCGGCGGTGACGGCGCGGCGGGTATTCGATGCGGTGTGCGAGGTGCGCCGGCGCAAGCTGCCGGATCCCGCTGTATTGGGCAACGCGGGCAGTTTTTTCAAGAATCCCGTTGTCGATGCCGCGGCCTTCAGCGCGCTCAAAGCCGCGCATCCCGATTTGGTGGCGTATGAGCAAGCGGGCGGGCGCGCCTACAAACTGGCCGCGGGTTGGCTGATCGATCGCGCCGGCTGGAAGGGCAGGCGTCTGGAGCGGGTGGGCGTGCATGACCGCCAGGCGCTGGTGCTGGTGAATCATGGCGGCGCCGATGCGCATGACATCCAGCGATTGGCGGACGCTATAAAGGCGGACATCCAGGCGCGCTTCGGCGTGGCCCTGGAGCAGGAGCCTGTGCAGGTCCGCTGA
- a CDS encoding DUF1778 domain-containing protein: MSAATDTKQERINLRLEQGAKQVLERAARFEGKTVSSFILTSALAYAEKTIDAHETMRLNRQDSEAFFNALVKPVRLNKRLAAALKEHEQRVTSK; encoded by the coding sequence ATGAGTGCAGCGACCGATACCAAACAGGAACGCATTAATTTGCGGCTGGAGCAGGGTGCTAAGCAGGTACTGGAGCGTGCCGCGCGTTTCGAGGGAAAAACGGTCAGCAGTTTTATCCTGACCAGTGCCCTGGCGTATGCTGAAAAAACCATTGACGCGCACGAAACCATGCGCCTGAACAGGCAGGATTCCGAGGCGTTCTTCAATGCCCTGGTCAAGCCTGTACGACTCAACAAGAGGCTGGCCGCCGCCCTCAAGGAACATGAGCAACGCGTGACCAGCAAATGA
- a CDS encoding GNAT family N-acetyltransferase: protein MTDYSSLFISALDGSHERSGFHCGVPSLDNYLHKQASQDVKRRISRVFVATTPANPHTIVGYYTLSTLSIELDQLPDSVARKLPRHPVPAALLGRLAVDQQARGHGVGRMLLVNAIQRTLAVSDQIAIYAMIVDAIDEQARSFYEQFGFSLLDSGGHRRLFLPLKSV, encoded by the coding sequence ATGACCGACTATTCGTCTCTGTTCATCTCAGCGCTAGACGGGAGCCACGAGAGATCCGGCTTTCACTGTGGTGTGCCTTCGCTGGATAATTATCTCCACAAACAGGCTAGCCAGGATGTGAAGCGCCGCATCAGTCGCGTATTTGTTGCGACGACACCAGCGAATCCGCACACCATCGTGGGCTATTACACATTGTCCACGCTTTCGATTGAACTCGATCAGTTGCCTGACAGTGTCGCCCGCAAGTTGCCTCGACATCCGGTCCCGGCGGCATTGCTGGGTAGGCTTGCTGTCGATCAGCAAGCCCGTGGCCATGGTGTGGGCAGAATGCTGTTGGTCAATGCCATTCAGCGCACGTTGGCAGTCAGCGACCAGATCGCCATTTATGCCATGATCGTCGATGCCATAGACGAGCAGGCACGTAGCTTCTATGAGCAGTTTGGCTTCTCGCTGCTGGACTCGGGCGGTCATCGCCGGTTGTTTCTGCCGCTGAAGTCTGTTTAA
- a CDS encoding Wadjet anti-phage system protein JetD domain-containing protein: protein MDERARQLLEKLLRDADKANAGVRSRAAALTRSNLAAYRSERVLQAKESFETTMQAARAQGAVSLTWDDPQEGNGFITRVALVDPRVLAEFLGRTPLGDVLTSVAMQFAPYLERFPVLNDVMQRWSQLRTVRTLTPASAQDWVDAVTVIDSAINVSADAISAPIREASYRIFKDSKRIEKLVGPIDVLLCGSVEAVPREPTAVWEELGLFREEHPVLLAGNVVIIRERASAFLDIPYVGLPAATVRSLETFPRQVMTIENLTTFHSEAKRRCNEDVLLIYTAGMPSPAWRAMYVRLLQAAPKATPVLHWGDVDEGGFRIAAALAREALAAGHTLQPWRMHPDDVPVEVRRKATPYVLGRIRHFADAAGWATLGEAVVAAGFTVEQEGLT from the coding sequence ATGGATGAACGCGCACGTCAGTTGCTCGAGAAGCTGCTCCGCGACGCAGACAAGGCTAACGCGGGCGTCCGTTCGCGAGCGGCGGCGCTTACGCGGTCCAATCTCGCGGCCTACCGTAGCGAAAGGGTATTGCAGGCCAAGGAGTCTTTCGAGACCACGATGCAGGCGGCACGAGCCCAGGGCGCTGTCAGCCTGACGTGGGACGATCCTCAGGAGGGAAACGGTTTTATCACGCGGGTGGCTCTCGTCGATCCGAGGGTCTTGGCTGAGTTTCTAGGCCGTACGCCACTGGGCGACGTACTGACCAGCGTCGCAATGCAGTTTGCGCCGTACCTGGAGCGCTTCCCTGTGCTCAATGACGTTATGCAGCGTTGGTCCCAGTTGCGCACTGTTCGGACGTTAACGCCAGCGTCAGCGCAGGACTGGGTAGATGCAGTGACGGTTATTGACTCCGCGATTAATGTGTCGGCGGATGCAATCTCGGCCCCAATTCGCGAGGCGAGCTACCGCATCTTCAAGGACAGCAAACGCATCGAGAAGCTAGTTGGCCCAATCGATGTGCTGTTATGCGGTAGCGTTGAAGCAGTGCCCCGTGAACCCACTGCTGTTTGGGAGGAATTGGGCCTGTTCCGCGAAGAGCATCCCGTGCTACTTGCCGGCAACGTAGTCATTATCAGGGAGCGAGCGTCGGCTTTCCTTGACATACCCTACGTAGGGCTACCGGCTGCCACCGTGCGGAGCTTAGAAACCTTTCCGCGCCAGGTGATGACCATCGAGAACTTGACGACGTTCCACAGCGAGGCGAAGCGCCGTTGCAACGAGGACGTGCTACTCATTTACACCGCGGGAATGCCTTCACCAGCCTGGCGAGCAATGTACGTCAGGCTTCTTCAGGCAGCGCCTAAGGCAACGCCAGTCCTTCACTGGGGTGATGTTGATGAGGGTGGTTTCCGAATCGCCGCGGCACTGGCTCGTGAGGCGCTGGCTGCCGGCCATACATTGCAGCCCTGGCGGATGCATCCAGATGATGTTCCCGTCGAAGTGCGCCGTAAGGCGACTCCCTACGTTCTGGGGCGCATTCGCCATTTTGCTGACGCGGCCGGATGGGCGACGTTGGGTGAGGCTGTAGTGGCGGCTGGCTTTACGGTGGAGCAGGAAGGGCTAACGTAA
- a CDS encoding SbcC/MukB-like Walker B domain-containing protein, which produces MKYLERIRVVQFFLFEQQDVQLGEITGIFGPNGSGKSSLLDAVQIAMLGANSRLVALNAQADEQATTRSLRAYCLGQYGESPEHRARDNATTYITLIWRDTETGAPLSMGVCLYASADRDGHDVQGRYILPDVELSLGDHLEMVDGEQRPRTWATFRHQLIERSKVSGQDPLYTDSERYIRAALLALRGSAGSAPAPEAFSRAFRFALRMRFDKPVDQIVRNDVLEARPTNIKKFKEVTESFRRLAEMVAQVEAKIADGERVGIEYEKASDESQRAVTWNALSKTAAAQVAGEALEQALIATENAAQAVQDCEAKESSLENEANEAKAAAERARVQREAHAAHKDYGALQTSIQAAKGRAQAKRTEIVNNIQLVRRALNEAVGSDFLKVQTSELQAAASSMDQLRSQVAEDAIAREEVVAALRPALKTAQAAFKELFSQGGVLKRSLDDAREAERQAQESLKRVRAGRPPLSSEVQRLLTELGDHGIQATPVCDLVRIIDPDWQPVIEAYLKRNMEALLVSADQEKDAFRIYRGLTGSQAVYGAKIAMESRQALGKRFEQGSVAGLIDGDNPAAVAYLQRQFGDLRCASSDSEALAGQRTLTTDGMLVSGGEIERLRPVSPTQFRIGASSTNYRSAVQDELARAQKKIRDLEVQERALNGLVDVLRQAAHEESALKYVGEAWSAMAEARHEVVNKTELLKEAADEDYVRLGVEEAEASQRASVAESCLREVAREIGRAKEQHTQCKARETIAKAAVEAAHAAVTEARQHPEVEKDFEARQWDALLDKYDSAYSAMERHSVEQEGFCRRRMAAAINAGTKELGIFLQKYREHAPQEIATDWLTAWSWLKDLLKQLNDTQLAPFKEDMDAAYRTSQETFRNDVAIALSNNLEWLRETMDRLNAVLRECPTFSNGERYQFRRVARPQLDSLLKFVKNVAAYGPAEDLLGGPGELPEEFHALLEEKIAPGATGVRSPLDDYREFFEFDIEILREDPLTKMSKVVGHLSKRLGPGSGGEHRAPLYVIAGAALASAYRLDRGQKDGLRLMLLDEAFNKMDPTNIIATMRYLEELGLQVFMASPGENLGILTAFLHRYYDILRDVDNNAVMIEGREVLPETRALFRSDLPEFNPELIEQELAVMHQGMAHVSAMVKEI; this is translated from the coding sequence ATGAAGTATCTCGAGCGAATCAGGGTGGTGCAGTTCTTCCTCTTCGAGCAGCAGGATGTTCAGCTAGGAGAAATCACGGGTATTTTTGGTCCGAACGGCAGCGGCAAGAGTTCGCTGCTTGATGCGGTGCAAATTGCCATGCTCGGCGCCAATAGCCGCCTGGTCGCGCTCAATGCGCAGGCTGATGAACAGGCGACGACCCGTTCGTTGCGCGCTTATTGTCTCGGGCAGTATGGCGAGAGCCCGGAGCATCGGGCGCGTGACAACGCGACAACTTATATCACTCTGATCTGGCGGGATACCGAAACCGGCGCTCCGCTGTCCATGGGGGTGTGCCTGTATGCCTCTGCCGACCGGGATGGTCATGATGTGCAGGGGCGCTACATTCTGCCAGATGTTGAGCTGTCTCTAGGCGATCATCTCGAGATGGTCGATGGCGAGCAGCGGCCGCGGACCTGGGCGACGTTCCGGCACCAGCTAATCGAGCGCTCCAAGGTTTCAGGTCAGGATCCGCTCTACACTGATTCTGAGCGGTACATCCGAGCGGCCTTGCTGGCTCTGCGAGGCTCCGCCGGTAGCGCCCCAGCACCGGAAGCTTTCAGCCGCGCTTTTCGCTTCGCCCTACGCATGCGTTTCGATAAACCGGTCGATCAGATTGTCCGCAATGACGTGCTGGAGGCTCGACCCACGAACATCAAAAAGTTCAAGGAGGTCACTGAATCTTTTCGGCGTTTGGCGGAAATGGTCGCGCAAGTGGAGGCCAAGATCGCTGACGGTGAGCGCGTCGGCATCGAATACGAAAAGGCATCGGATGAATCCCAACGCGCCGTGACCTGGAATGCTCTCTCGAAGACGGCTGCCGCCCAAGTAGCGGGCGAAGCGCTGGAGCAGGCTCTCATCGCCACGGAAAACGCGGCGCAAGCCGTGCAGGACTGTGAGGCCAAGGAGTCTTCCTTGGAGAACGAGGCCAACGAGGCGAAGGCAGCTGCAGAGCGGGCACGCGTACAGCGCGAGGCGCATGCGGCTCACAAGGACTATGGCGCACTGCAGACCTCAATCCAGGCTGCGAAGGGCCGCGCACAGGCAAAGCGTACTGAGATCGTCAATAACATTCAGTTGGTGCGACGAGCGTTAAATGAGGCTGTGGGATCTGATTTCTTAAAGGTGCAAACGTCCGAACTACAAGCGGCGGCGAGTTCAATGGATCAGTTACGGAGCCAAGTGGCCGAGGACGCGATAGCTCGGGAGGAGGTCGTAGCAGCACTACGCCCGGCGCTCAAGACGGCGCAGGCTGCATTCAAGGAGTTGTTCAGTCAAGGCGGGGTGCTCAAGCGGAGCCTCGATGACGCACGCGAGGCGGAGCGGCAAGCCCAGGAGAGCCTGAAGCGTGTTCGAGCAGGCCGGCCTCCGCTCTCGTCCGAGGTTCAGCGGCTACTTACAGAACTGGGGGATCATGGCATTCAAGCAACGCCGGTTTGCGACCTGGTACGCATTATCGATCCAGATTGGCAACCGGTCATTGAGGCGTACCTGAAGCGTAACATGGAGGCGCTGCTGGTTTCTGCCGACCAGGAGAAGGATGCTTTCCGCATTTACCGTGGCCTTACGGGTTCACAGGCTGTCTATGGCGCCAAGATTGCCATGGAAAGCCGCCAAGCTCTTGGTAAGCGGTTCGAGCAGGGTTCTGTCGCCGGGCTCATCGACGGCGACAATCCGGCAGCTGTCGCTTATCTGCAGCGCCAGTTCGGCGATTTGCGCTGCGCATCAAGCGACAGCGAGGCGCTTGCCGGGCAACGTACCCTCACCACAGATGGAATGCTGGTGTCTGGTGGCGAAATCGAGCGGTTACGCCCCGTATCGCCGACCCAGTTCCGGATTGGTGCTAGCAGCACCAACTACCGTAGCGCGGTTCAAGATGAGTTGGCGCGTGCGCAGAAGAAAATTCGGGATTTAGAAGTCCAAGAGCGGGCATTGAACGGATTGGTTGACGTACTGCGGCAGGCGGCTCACGAAGAGTCCGCCCTGAAGTACGTGGGTGAAGCATGGAGCGCCATGGCCGAGGCCCGCCATGAGGTTGTCAACAAAACCGAGCTATTGAAGGAGGCGGCGGACGAGGACTATGTACGCCTCGGCGTGGAAGAGGCGGAGGCATCACAGCGTGCTTCTGTGGCCGAAAGCTGCCTTCGGGAGGTGGCTCGGGAGATTGGGCGCGCAAAGGAACAACACACGCAGTGCAAGGCTCGCGAAACGATTGCGAAAGCTGCAGTCGAGGCTGCCCATGCTGCGGTCACGGAGGCACGGCAGCACCCCGAGGTTGAGAAGGACTTCGAAGCTCGGCAGTGGGATGCACTTCTCGATAAGTATGACAGCGCCTACTCTGCCATGGAACGGCACTCGGTCGAACAAGAAGGTTTCTGCCGACGGCGCATGGCTGCAGCCATTAATGCAGGCACCAAAGAGTTGGGCATCTTTCTGCAGAAATACCGAGAGCATGCGCCGCAAGAAATTGCCACCGACTGGTTGACGGCTTGGAGCTGGTTGAAGGACTTGCTTAAGCAGTTGAACGACACCCAACTCGCCCCCTTCAAGGAAGACATGGATGCGGCCTACCGAACCTCACAGGAGACCTTCCGCAATGATGTGGCAATTGCGCTCAGCAACAACCTGGAGTGGCTGAGGGAGACCATGGACCGGCTGAACGCGGTGCTGCGCGAGTGCCCGACCTTCTCGAACGGTGAGCGCTATCAATTCCGGCGGGTAGCTCGGCCGCAATTGGATTCGCTGCTCAAGTTCGTGAAGAACGTCGCGGCCTATGGCCCGGCAGAAGACCTGCTCGGCGGTCCTGGCGAACTTCCCGAAGAATTTCATGCGCTGCTTGAAGAGAAGATTGCGCCCGGTGCCACCGGTGTGCGCAGCCCTCTGGATGACTACCGTGAATTCTTCGAGTTCGACATCGAGATCCTGCGCGAGGATCCGTTGACCAAGATGTCAAAGGTCGTTGGCCACCTCAGCAAGCGCCTGGGTCCAGGCTCCGGCGGGGAACACCGCGCGCCGCTCTATGTCATCGCCGGAGCGGCGCTGGCGTCTGCATACCGCCTCGACCGTGGTCAAAAAGACGGTCTGCGGCTGATGCTGCTTGATGAGGCCTTCAACAAGATGGATCCGACCAACATCATCGCCACGATGCGCTATTTGGAGGAGTTGGGTCTGCAGGTTTTCATGGCCAGTCCTGGCGAGAACCTTGGCATCCTGACAGCATTCCTGCATCGCTACTACGACATCCTGCGCGACGTCGACAACAACGCCGTTATGATTGAGGGCCGGGAAGTTCTACCGGAGACCCGGGCACTGTTCCGTTCTGACTTGCCCGAGTTCAATCCTGAGCTGATCGAACAGGAGCTTGCGGTCATGCATCAGGGCATGGCCCACGTTTCGGCGATGGTGAAGGAAATCTGA
- a CDS encoding DUF4194 domain-containing protein gives MSQYWELLASRSDDQHTSEELEMTAYRLAVEQVLYYADRHSRTAYWMIERYEREFRQALVPLGIDVQVNRQLRYAYALPKHAKAGTASIAQTVFALVLRAIYDEAASIGQLTEGGEVLCDLVELAEKYRLMSGKELPTKGKLDSLMETMKRWGIAKKSEDHGLDDGEDMAGQPYAVVIRPAIADVLGEAALARLVQFKAVASANDEPEAVTSVAEEGESQE, from the coding sequence ATGAGCCAATACTGGGAATTACTGGCATCTCGGAGTGATGATCAGCACACGAGCGAAGAGCTCGAGATGACGGCTTACCGGCTTGCTGTTGAGCAGGTGCTCTACTACGCCGACCGTCACAGCCGCACAGCCTATTGGATGATTGAGCGCTACGAGCGTGAATTCCGGCAGGCGCTGGTGCCGCTGGGCATTGATGTTCAGGTGAACCGCCAATTGCGCTATGCCTACGCCCTACCCAAGCACGCGAAGGCTGGGACCGCTTCCATTGCACAGACGGTTTTTGCACTGGTCCTGCGCGCGATTTACGACGAAGCGGCCAGCATCGGGCAACTGACCGAAGGCGGTGAGGTGCTCTGCGACCTCGTGGAGTTGGCCGAGAAATATCGCCTAATGTCTGGCAAAGAGCTGCCCACCAAGGGAAAGCTGGACTCCTTGATGGAAACCATGAAGCGCTGGGGTATCGCCAAGAAGTCTGAGGACCACGGTCTTGACGACGGCGAGGATATGGCAGGCCAACCCTATGCGGTGGTCATTCGACCGGCGATAGCCGACGTGCTGGGCGAGGCTGCGCTGGCGCGCCTGGTGCAGTTCAAGGCCGTTGCTTCTGCAAACGACGAACCAGAAGCTGTCACGTCGGTTGCGGAAGAAGGGGAGAGCCAAGAATGA
- a CDS encoding Wadjet anti-phage system protein JetA family protein, which produces MAISHLTPALHRTGATAATLLFERLPDRLFAPLASANRHRYWALLCRLHEKRFGPDAPLPPSQGFSVREIVQDIEDELLTQDIWETEDGDSPETPINIRAIQVFHRFEEAGWFRLEKHGVEKRVTMRPTVNQFLTILVSFAETGPVFLSGKIRSIDLNIQQVVEGKADGDTLSETSEQARHLLEHVRNTGTNIRDIMEALARETTTAEYVRRFFSDYIEQVFIGDYRELRTKEHPLSRRRQIIRAVEELSSTESHRLRLITWYETKRCAGDRHKAELLFEKDIHRLLELNRIDEYLDRLDDEIRRANRRALAYLDYRLRSLRPVDHLVKQAIATALAGNLPAVSDPFPSGDMISGDRLAEPRKTVSRAPPSSLRRERPSDAQIARAHVMLRAREARSMTPLKLAEFVVSRLAGADQVNSNSLALGTIADVRAYQALAGLGLTMSSDSRRLQLSATAMAKGFRVTLADAAATDRTLIAGRPFTIERRKAPTEKA; this is translated from the coding sequence TTGGCTATTTCCCACCTGACGCCAGCACTGCATCGCACCGGTGCGACGGCGGCAACACTCTTGTTTGAGCGATTGCCCGACCGGCTTTTCGCACCACTTGCCTCAGCCAACCGACATCGCTACTGGGCCCTGCTTTGCCGTCTGCACGAGAAACGCTTTGGCCCTGATGCTCCTCTGCCACCCAGTCAAGGCTTCTCAGTGCGCGAGATCGTGCAGGACATTGAGGACGAGCTGCTTACCCAGGACATCTGGGAAACCGAGGATGGCGACTCACCGGAAACCCCCATCAACATTCGCGCCATCCAGGTCTTCCACCGTTTCGAAGAGGCTGGCTGGTTTCGCCTGGAGAAACATGGTGTCGAGAAGCGCGTCACGATGCGGCCGACGGTCAACCAGTTCCTGACAATCCTGGTGTCATTCGCCGAGACCGGACCCGTATTCCTGTCCGGAAAGATCCGCTCCATCGACCTTAACATCCAGCAGGTCGTCGAAGGTAAGGCTGACGGTGATACGCTGAGTGAAACCTCCGAGCAGGCACGCCACCTCCTCGAACATGTGCGCAATACCGGAACGAACATCCGCGACATCATGGAGGCTCTTGCACGTGAGACCACCACGGCCGAGTACGTTCGGCGCTTCTTCAGCGACTACATCGAGCAGGTGTTCATTGGCGACTACCGCGAGCTGCGCACCAAAGAGCACCCTCTGTCGCGCCGCCGACAAATCATCCGGGCCGTGGAGGAACTGTCCTCGACGGAAAGCCACCGGCTGCGGTTGATCACTTGGTATGAGACGAAGCGTTGCGCTGGCGATCGCCACAAAGCGGAGCTCCTCTTCGAAAAGGACATTCATCGCCTTCTTGAACTGAATCGAATCGACGAATACCTCGACCGACTCGACGACGAGATCCGTCGCGCCAACCGTCGTGCGCTGGCCTATCTTGACTACCGGCTGCGTTCGCTGCGGCCTGTGGATCACTTGGTCAAACAAGCTATCGCCACTGCCCTAGCGGGAAATCTCCCTGCGGTAAGCGATCCATTCCCGTCTGGCGACATGATCAGCGGCGACCGCCTTGCAGAGCCGCGAAAGACAGTCAGTCGGGCGCCGCCATCGAGTCTGCGACGCGAGCGTCCGTCGGATGCTCAGATCGCTAGGGCCCACGTCATGCTTCGCGCCCGGGAAGCCCGGAGCATGACGCCACTCAAGCTCGCAGAGTTCGTGGTTAGCCGTCTCGCGGGCGCCGATCAAGTGAATAGCAACAGTCTCGCGTTGGGCACCATCGCCGACGTTCGAGCCTATCAGGCCTTGGCAGGGCTTGGTTTGACCATGAGCTCCGATAGCCGGAGATTGCAGCTCTCGGCCACGGCCATGGCGAAGGGGTTTCGCGTGACGTTGGCGGACGCCGCCGCCACCGACCGGACGCTCATTGCGGGGCGTCCCTTCACCATTGAGCGGCGCAAAGCGCCAACGGAGAAAGCTTGA
- a CDS encoding helix-turn-helix transcriptional regulator: MLKLLLIWEGRLNRGRLMDLFGISSNWASVWIRELREQHPEWLVWDTRTRSFHATPETYKAWRIADPRRFEDATSLAKYLALVGMPYAATEGTLGEGGLLAAFPDLSTPSPQHFAIISEAIRQGRAIQLTYRSMQHPEPHQRTISPHSLIRAGRRWHVRAYCDVRQDFRDYALGRIVNAKLLSASAIQGEQNDKAWLTSVPVRLIAHPDLTPEQESLIRFEYFGNTAARVQTCRGALVSYFIQDARVATDVKKQLPPDYQLAVANLEEVKPWLFPT, from the coding sequence ATGCTCAAGCTTCTCCTAATCTGGGAGGGGCGTTTGAATCGTGGACGGCTGATGGATCTCTTTGGCATCAGTTCCAACTGGGCCAGCGTTTGGATTCGGGAACTCCGTGAGCAGCATCCGGAATGGCTTGTCTGGGACACAAGGACTCGAAGCTTCCATGCGACGCCGGAAACATACAAAGCCTGGCGCATCGCCGATCCTCGACGATTCGAGGATGCCACCTCTCTAGCTAAATACCTGGCGCTCGTTGGCATGCCGTATGCGGCCACCGAGGGCACCCTAGGCGAAGGCGGTCTCTTGGCCGCATTTCCCGATCTCTCGACACCGTCCCCGCAGCACTTTGCCATCATTTCCGAGGCGATCCGGCAAGGTCGGGCCATTCAACTGACTTACCGATCCATGCAGCATCCCGAGCCGCATCAACGGACTATCTCTCCACACAGTCTGATTCGAGCTGGCCGCCGTTGGCATGTGCGCGCTTATTGCGACGTTCGACAGGATTTCCGAGACTATGCGCTGGGCCGGATTGTTAATGCCAAACTGTTATCGGCATCTGCGATCCAAGGTGAACAGAACGACAAGGCCTGGCTAACCAGCGTCCCAGTGCGACTTATTGCTCACCCGGACCTGACGCCCGAGCAGGAGTCGCTAATCCGCTTTGAATACTTCGGGAACACTGCTGCACGGGTGCAAACGTGCCGTGGAGCCCTGGTGAGCTACTTCATCCAGGATGCGCGCGTGGCGACTGATGTTAAGAAGCAACTTCCACCGGACTACCAGTTGGCGGTAGCCAACCTTGAGGAGGTAAAGCCTTGGCTATTTCCCACCTGA